In one window of Helianthus annuus cultivar XRQ/B chromosome 17, HanXRQr2.0-SUNRISE, whole genome shotgun sequence DNA:
- the LOC110924370 gene encoding uncharacterized protein LOC110924370, translating into MDKLRFCDELVTTEEQKIYYYYNMLSAEYREFMTPSKYETLTEIINTAREREIELKKQIERGERRAQDVNPSPTKKAWTAESTKKTDAKCGSPSCKVCEKGHKGECRFKDKPCPICGKTGHTASLCPGKVSVCYKCYQPGHKKSECPDLVGKRDTKESPTEAPKAKARSFQFTAAEAKTEPDVVSEVEIGDNKSFIVCDVCQSCKLSIDDEEYLIGLIPMSMGEFQVVVGMDWLSRHHAKVIVSVRR; encoded by the exons ATGGATAAGCTGAGATTCTGTGACGAGTTAGTCACCACTGAAGAGCAGAAGATATATTACTACTACAACATGTTGAGCGCTGAATACcgggagttcatgactccctcaaAGTATGAAACCCTCACGGAAATTATCAACACCGCCCGGGAGCGGGAAATCGAGTTGAAGAAACAAATTGAGAGGGGCGAGCGAAGGGCACAggatgtgaatccaagccctacaaaAAAGGCTTGGACAGCTGAATCGACAAAGAAAACGGATGCAAAGTGTGGGTCACCAAGTTGCAAAGTTTGTGAAAAGGGGCACAAGGGTGAGTGTCGTTTCAAGGACAAACCGTGTCCTATATGCGGGAAAACGGGGCACACGGCATCTCTATGTCCGGGTAAAGTCTCAGTTTGTTACAAATGCTATCAGCCTGGCCACAAAAAGTCTGAATGTCCAGACTTAGTTGGAAAGAGAGACACTAAAGAATCCCCAACAGAAGCTCCAAAGGCGAAGGCCAGGTCCTTCCAATTTACAGCGGCTGAAGCGAAaacagaacccgatgtggtctcag AGGTTGAGATAGGAGATAACAAAAGTTTCATAGTTTGTGATGTCTGTCAAAGCTGCAAATTAAGTATCGATGATGAGGAATACTTGATAGGtctaatcccgatgtcgatgggagagtTTCAAGTAGTAgtcggaatggattggctatctcgacaccaCGCAAAGGTCATTGTTTCCGTAAGGAGATAA